The Streptomyces sp. 6-11-2 genome contains the following window.
TCCGTCGTTCAGACCGAGCGTGGGGGCCGACTCGGGGACGGTCGCCATGAACGGGTAGTGCTCGGTGGAGTTCGATCCGTTGACGATGGCTGAGGCGCTGCCGGCCATGACAGTGGCGCATGCCGCAGCTGCGAGAACGCCGACGGCAGCGGTGCGGGCGGTACGGCGGCGCAGTGGCTTGAAGCTGTACACAAAGAGTTCCTTTTTTGCTCGGTGGATCCGTACGCATTTGCTCGGTGGATCCGTGCGCATTCAGCCTCGTTGTTTCGACGCCTGCCAGACCATCCGGGAAACAGGCCAGTCGATGGTATGGCCCTCTTCCCCTCCGAACTGGGGAAAACCCGAGGCCCGGAGTGTGGCTGCCCGGCATGACGGCGACGGCGGTCACCGCGGCCACGACCGCGACTATCACGAACTCCCGCCGTCGCCACAACACGCGGAAATACCTCGCAAGGGCGGCCGGAGAAGACCCCCGGAGGAAGCCACGGATCTGAGAGCCAAGACGCAGACGTACGTGCTACGCGTTGATGGCGCTATTTGAAAATCCCGACCCGGTGCTGGGGAGTGGGGCAAACCTGCTGAGTTGATTTCCCCACCCTTCGTGCGATCTCGGCGTGGTGGGTGCGACGGCAAGCCTGCGTGGGCAACGGGTCGGGCCTCTTCGGGAGGCTGGGTGCTCACGTGGGAGGAAGACGTGGACGCGCACGCGCTGCGTCGCCAGGGCTGGACGATCTCCGCGATCGCCAGACACCTGGGACGCGACCGTAAGACGATCCGTGCCTACCTGAACGGCGAGCGCGCCCCGCGGCAGCGCCGCCAGGCTCCAGATACGTTCTTTCCCTTCTTGGACTACTGCCGTCAACGCCTGGCGGACGACCCGCACTTGTGGGCATCCACCCTGTTCGACGAGGTGGTCCAACTCGGCTACCGCGGCGCCTATTCGACGTTCACCGGGGCGCTTCGCCGCTACGAGGTCCGGCCGTACTGCGAGCCCTGCCATGCGTCGCAGGGCCGGGACCGCGCGGTGATCGAGCACCCGCCGGGCGAGGAGGTCCAGTTCGACTGGGTCGAGCTGCCCGATCCACCCGCGGGCTGGGGCATCGGCGGACACGCGCACCTGCTGGTCGGGGCGCTCGCGCATTCGGGCCGGTGGCGGGCGGTGCTGGCGGAGTCGGAGGACTTCCCGCACCTGGTCTAGGTCCTCGACCAGGTGCTGCGCAAGCTCGGCGGCACCGCCAGACGGTGGCGGTTCGACCGGATGGCGACCGTCTGTTACCCCTCCAGTGGCCAGGTCACCCCGACGTTCGCGGGGGTCGCGAAGCTCTACGGCGTCCAGGTGGCGATCTGCCCGCCGCGGGGGGAAAAACCGCAAGGGCGGCCTGCACATCGCCACGGCGGGGAAGGCCGTCGTCGCCCGGCACCGGCTCGCGCCGCGCGGGGCCAGGCGGACGGTCCGCGACGCGGGTCATGTGATTGCGCTGGAGCGGGCGGTTCTCGCGCAGGTCAGTGACCGGGCCCCGTGCAAGACCAAGACCCGCCGCCCGCTGTCGCCCCAGGCGCTCGCTGAGGCTGAGCTGCCGGTCAGGCCACACGCCGGTACCAGGCCCGGACCCGCTTGGTCTCTTCGCCGGAACGGAACTGCGGGCGCCAGTGCCCCCACTGGGCAGCCTGAGTCACGTCGCCTCCGATAACTGCGCGGCCGACACGGCCAGTTCGTGCATGCGCTCCTCCAAGCGGCAGAGGGACGGGGCAGTAGATCACCCTAGGGCCCTGAAAATCGAACGTGGCGCTCCGCGGCCTCTTCCGCCGGCGGACCTGACCGGGAAAGCCGAAAGGGCCCTCGGGCAAGCCTCCCCGAACGAGGGCTTGCCCAGCCGTCCTGTGAGCGCGAACAGCCCGACCGCGGCGAAGGAGGAACGGGTGCGCAGCTTCGAGACGGGACCAGACGGTCGTACGACGCGACGTGCACTGCTCTGGCCGCGTGTGGAGCGAGCACGCATTGCGTGTCGTCCGCCGACACGAGCGAGGCCCTGGTGGCTGCCTGTCCGCCGGGAGCCGAGACCCGCTGGCCCGCCCTGTACGTCAAGGCCCGTGCGGACGGCGACCGTGCGGTGCGCACCGAGGCGTTCGACGCGATGGCGAGTGGCGTGTGGGAGCTGGCGGCCGCGGTGTGGCAGGAGACCGAGCTGCTGCTGTGGAAGCCGCCGACGGCGTGGTTCAGCGTCAACGCCTTCTACACCATCGGCGGGCTGCGGAACTGGTACGTGAACTTAGAGCACCCCCACCGCTCGGACCGGCGATGGGTTCGACACCCTTGACCTCACCGTAGACCTGGTCGTCGACCCCGACCTGACCAGCTGGCAGTGGCACGACGGGACCAAGGTCGAGGGCATTCTCGCCGCCGTCGGCAGCGCCGCCGCCAACTCGACCGCCGCCCGCCTAGGCCGGGCCCGCCAAGCCCGCTGGGCGAGCCACGGGCGGCGCCATGACTGCCGCGTTCGGCGCCCTCGCCGCCGTAGCCGGCGCCGTAGGCACAACCGCCGCCGCGGGCGCCTCGGCCATCAGGTCGGCGGCCGACCTGGGCCGCGAGGGCATCGGCCTTGCCCGCGAGGGGGTCCAGGAGGCAG
Protein-coding sequences here:
- a CDS encoding transcriptional regulator, with amino-acid sequence MLTWEEDVDAHALRRQGWTISAIARHLGRDRKTIRAYLNGERAPRQRRQAPDTFFPFLDYCRQRLADDPHLWASTLFDEVVQLGYRGAYSTFTGALRRYEVRPYCEPCHASQGRDRAVIEHPPGEEVQFDWVELPDPPAGWGIGGHAHLLVGALAHSGRWRAVLAESEDFPHLV